Part of the Nicotiana sylvestris chromosome 5, ASM39365v2, whole genome shotgun sequence genome is shown below.
TTCTTGTTATTTATCTAGCTttctttcataggcctttgacaggCTTAAAGCCAAGCTGCTTCATTGCGAGGCACCGTTATGGGAGGCTcgggatagggagaaatccctcaagctTCTTTGTGCGATAGAGGAAAGTGAGCTCGTCTCTTTATGATGTGAGGTGGACCGGAGCTGGGTCTCGGAGGCCCTCCTGTAGAAGCAGGTATCCTGCATTTCATGCTGGCTTGCATTCCCCTTTTATCTTGGCGTCTTGATGTTTAGCTATTTCAGTTGAAGGACAAGGCGGATGAGTTGGGACAACTCTGGGGCGAGGTCGGCCAAGTCAAACGCGAATTCACCGAGTTGCAGGTGCATGTAAATGCCTATTTTGtggccaaagagagggctcaggCCAGGGCTTCTGCTCTTGAGGCGCAAATCCAGATTGTCCGTGCGAATGATTCTTCTCGGGTGAAGATGATCGAAAGACTCTCATCCGAGCTTTCAAGGGCAAAAACCGAGTTGGTGAATGTCTGGGCCGAGGTTGTGATGAACAATACCAGGGCGGGACAGAAAGTGGCGGCCTATTCAAGGAGCACTGCTGCTGCTAAAGGTGAGCTGAAGAGGGCCCTCGATCGTGCAAGCAATAGCAAAGAATATGTGAGGTGCAGATCCCAGAGGGAAatcctcgaggagattcatgctaGGGGTTTTGATCCCTTgggggagatcgagcaagccaaaggagaggagtatgatgccaagttccttctgtccgatgctGAGGACAGGGAGGAGGAGGACTCCGGGCCATAGTTGCCGAAAGGGGGAACGTCTATTCCCTGCCTTCTTCTTTGTGTATATAGTTTTCATTATATGTCATAGGTTGAGATTGTAATTCACCGCCAATATGTAAAAATAAGAGGGGGAACCTCGTAATTTGTATCTTCTGTACTTTTGCTTGTCGGCATTTCAATCGGGTCGATTCGACCTTGGGATTGGCAGAAGCCTCTGAACCTGCAATATAGCCCCGATATTTATTAGGCCGGCGGTGGCGGCTTTCATTTTTCTCCCTTAGGCTTGCGTACTTTAACCGTcttcgggttcagtctccgagtcgggatcCGACTCGAGCTCAATTTACCCTCGAGTTTTACATTTGCATGTGCTGGAGACAAAGGCTCTTATGCCTTAGATCGGAGCGATATTTTATGTATGTgtcccttaggcatgtatagttaactattttggatcggtctccgaatcgggttacgactcgagctcattttaatcctcaagttttcaattttcaagctggcgacaatggctcttacgctattggtcgttgcgacctttaAGTGTGTGTCCCggaggctcatttggctggcgacaatggctcttacacttttgcttatgggcattttgtaggctttgttttcctctcgttaaggtctttttaaaatgatttgcctgacccatcgtcgattttggaagaacctcaatttcaattcgttagcggcgatgttcgagcacctcgaaaggttcttagctcgtaggctgagtagctcgaagccttgcattttggagctgacatggtcgaagctcgtttgcctgttgagggaagcctgttttaaccggttcttttcgaagtatattcgaagtaatggcctgcgattttgttagcgatagtcgggcgtccccgagtcgcgtaaATTTGGCTGGAGCAgccattttgaccatagtcatatgtgtttggccggagccatttttgatcccgagtgataacttaggcgtctacaccgagggtatgcccttgttggattcttacaaatgcgacgtatagcctaaactttgggattgagtttttacgcctgtagtaaggtcttacaaagttttcatgcttgttgaggtcttacagtttgtcatgcctattgaggtcttacagtttgtcatgcatgttgaggtcttacagtttgtcatgactgttgaggtcttacagtttttgttgctatgtagaatagaCCTAGTTATACCGaatctgcccgctcggggtcttacaattttgtgttttccagtgcatggcgattgacgacagtctctgagtcatcgagtttgcttaggctcaaaGGTCGTTATTCGTGAACTCGAAGTTACCTTGTTGGGGCCTTATGAGCCCAGAGTTCTGACCCTGAGGTCGCGCGGGTGCCAAGctattgacgctaagtctccgagtacttCGGGATGCATTTGGTGGAGGGACCCTTACTGTGAGCATGTTGTAATTCCCTTTtctggagtacgagatgctgaaagatattctttattacTTGGCGTAAATATATGGTGTTCTGTTGTTGCGAGCTCGGCCCGCGCGGGAGCGGctggtacatcatttcctattggagcCTCGTTCTCATTTCCTGGAGCGGGGCTGGTTGCAAAGAAAGTCCCGCGGGCTCACTGAATCCTTCTTGGGAAGTGCGTGGGTGTTGCCTCGTTAGAAACCCCTACCGGTAAAAACCCGTTTCGGGATAAAAAATCGAtcaaagaaaaagagtgcaacggacgcTTTGAAACCTCAAGGTCTTCGAGTCGGAGTGGTTTTCCGATTGCCTTGGTCGTTGGCCTGCGCAAGAGTTATCGTGAAGTATAAGATAGGAAGAGGGAGGGGTGATTATACCTTGGTGGCGACGGCGCTCTCGAGTTCTGGCGCTTATTTGGCGGTTGCTAAGTGGTCTTTTATTTGAATGCGTCTGGGGCGACCATCAAAATATCGTGTGGACGACGCGTTGGGGCTTGTCTGCTTTGttccttttggatttttctcCTTCTCGGGATTGGTTTTTAGCCGGGTTACTGAGAAATTCCTGAAGCTGCCCATTATCAAGCGGTCGGGCCACTTCCTCTTGGAGCTGCCTGCAATCTTCGGTTTGGTGCCCGTACGAGTTGTGAAACTCGTAAATCAAATTGTAGTTCTTTTGTGAAGGAGTTGAGTGTATCGGTCTGGGCCatctggcgtctctgattttgctaatggcgaacacgatgtctgatatatCAACGTTGAAGCTATACTCTGATAGGCGGGGTGCCCCTGTTGGCCCTGCGTATCCGTCGAAGCCACCTCTATTGAGGGGTCCCCAAGGGTTTTGTCCTTGGTTTACCAATCGGTTGTTACGGGGCGGATTGCACTTTGGAGCGTTTCTCCTATCATCGGGGTATAGCTGGTACCTCTCTTTATTTAATCTTGACTCCTTAGCCAAGAGCCTGctcgggtatactgagcccgaaggggctcccagctggttgTCCTCGACACTGATATTTGACTTGTATTGGTTGTGGATGTCCGACCAGGTTACAGCCGGATACTTGATCAGATTTTCTTTCAGCTGCCTTgatgccaccgagcttcgttcattcaggccttgagtgaaggtcTGCATTGCCTAGTCGTCGAAGACCGGGGGTAGCTCCATTCGTTCTGTCTGAAAACGAGACACGAACTCTCGTAGCATTTCGTTATCCCTCtacttaatcttgaatacgttGGACTGCCTTGTTGCTACCTAGATGGCACCGGCGTGCGCCCTTACGAAGGAGTCCGCCAGCATGGTGaacgaatctatggagttgggagctaggttgtggtaccacatcatggcccccttctaGAGCATTTCTCAAAATTTCTTTAGTAGGACTGACTCGATATCATCGTTTTTTATGTTGTTGCCCTTCACCGCGCACGTATAGGaggtgacgtgctcgttgggatccgaggtcccgttgtattttgggagttctggcattctgaacttctttgaaatgggtttcggagccgcttcctctgggaacggccaTTGCACGAACTTCCTCGAATCTGCACCTTTTAGGACCGGGGGTGCGTCCGGGATTTGGTCAACTCTGAAGTTATAGGTTTCGATCTActtatcgttggcttctatcattttcttgcATGACTCGATCTTTCTGGTGAGATCCTCCAGCATTCTCACGATGGCAGGATCGAATACCGATCGGTCGTTTCTTGACCTCTCCGGTACCCATTCGACTGGGAGAGTAGTTTCCAGCggtactgtgctgggagtcttcggatggctttgtaactgagcgatagccaactgctgtgcctgaaacaattcaaaaatatcgtgaaaactaacttcctgttcttcttgggctggggttttttgggttTCCTGTCAGTCGTTATGTCGTATGCTTCTGTCGGTGTGCGAGGTTTCATTGACCTGTTGTGTGTTCCGTGAGTCCGCGTCTGCTAGAATTGGCCCGGGCACGTTAGCAAGGTTTTATGGTTGCGTTCCGACAACTGGAACAGCTACGTCGTTTTCCCCGTGGTTTTTGAGGTTGTAGTTCTCGATTCTGTTTACCGAGCcaaacattttgacctgaaatcaagagatcttggacaagaaaaagtgtgaaagattaCTTGCATTTttgtaaaaccagcaagaaaataatcactattacttTTAGCCCTacggtaggcgccaaactgtttaccgtaaaaatggtaacaataattggatttgtaaatgggattctaaaaatacgtgatctatttttatgctagttgttagtgCAGATGGTCTAaaaatatgaagtttaacgataaaatacaagctaaaacggggcagtgATCTAACCAAGGGGCCTGCTGCCCTGACTTCGGAatggtcgatggaggacctcgaggtcgatatctgggctcgatctcgaactatcgggggtagtcgggaatgggataatagTTAAGATATGATTGAACAATGCTCTTTagggccaataccaagcaataaatgaagaacaagcgaGAGAATAGTAAATGCAAGAGCGGCCTCGAGCTAATAAggacgagcaagttagagagaagaaagagagagagatatgttattgatcttgtggagaaatagttggagtaACATCATCtctttacaaagtggcatggatcccctttatataagagaggAAATACAATATAGCAcagagtgcattaaatgtaaagatacggggatgggacggctaggcacGTTGCTAGACTCTTGCTGATTATGGCTGCTCACCTCGGGAATCCCCCGTCCTCGGAACCTTTATTGGGTCACGGACGAATTCCCCATCCTCGGAACCTTCACTGGGTCGcggacgaacctcgagggagagAGCTTGATCGTAATCCTACAGCCTCGAGATGGTGATATGACTCCCCGAATGCACCTTAGTAGCGAGAAATAGACTCCTCTAATTTCACGACATACATTGTGATATGTCAAAGTTGTGTACGTAAGTTGACGAGTGCATATACTAGCTAAATATGAAAATTTACCAGTTTTAGTTACATGGACTCCTTTCATGCCTTAATTGACTTACCTTAACATGTCATATTCATCATCATTAGTCTATCGTCACATGTTTTACTTGTCTTATCTCTTCTTTGTTAATTGCCTTACATGTTTAGTTGAAGCATTGTTTCCTCTattccttatttattatttaacaGTTGAGTtccttaattgaagttgttatttttGGAATATCTTGTCGTTGAAATTGGTATTGAGTTATAAAGGCCATAATTTACATTGAGGCAAAGTCATAAAAATGTGAAATACTTTTCTTGTTGAGTTACTCACTTCCGGTTGTTACTAGTGATACTCTTGTGCAtattgtggttgagccatgggCTGAAAATACTGTTGTTGTTGGTTAGTTGTGatattgggcacttgaggtgcgatTATTTGTGGtacgttgtgatattgatacgcatacGGTGGTATAAGATTTAGGGTTGAAACGCATATGGTGAGATAAGACGGTGCTTGATATACGTGTTGCTAGTATGGGGACTACTTGAAGCAACACGatgtgataaggtgggctaaaacgcaggaagctatttcggaaaaaatgattttcaaaactaaatgcaaggctcccacagtgatataaggaaagattatgaaatgaAATTGtgatttgagactacgaggcggtacctcgctAGTGACTCTTATTGATACTTTTGTATTACTTCACTTGTGTTCTGTTTCCTTATTCTGTGTCATAACATTTCGTGTTTTCTTCCGTGATGCATTATTTGTCTTGTTCAGTGTAGCCAATCTTAGTATACTTCTTACTTATTTCATTTTCAATGTTGTTATTATTACACTGTTAATTACTCGTTCAGTTTTCTTATTTAttccagtagggccttgacctgacctcgtcactattCTACCGAGATTAGGCTTAGCACTTATTGGGTACCATTGTAGTGTACTCATGATACGCTTATGTACATCtttttatgcagatccaggtatttcctACCAGTCCAGGCACTAGCGAGAGCTCATcttcggagacttcaaggtatatctgccggtATTCCTAGGCCTCGAAGTCCCCTCTACCTTGACTATTTTATTTCCTTATCCTTTTATAGACACTCATGTATAGAGATATTCAGTACCACTTtatagagcttgtgacttgtattCGTCGGGTTTTGGAAAGTTGCAAAATACTGAATTGCGGAGTTTTTATATATTAGTTGTTGAGTTATTGAGACTTTAATTATTATATCAGTTATTTCTGTATGAATACTAGGCTTACCTAATCTTAAAAATTAAGTGTCATCTCGGTATTCTCCCGAAGAAAATTGGGTTCGTGACAAAAAGTACTATGTATTCGACTTCATGGAGAACTGGATCTTTTTGGAAAACGGAAAAAGGAGCAGTTCCACTAAGAGATACATGACATGACATTGGGAATCAATTTAACCGTCCTATCAAATTGAAAGATAAATTTAATTCACTCACAATCAAAGTATGTACTGGGCGGAATTCGAACACGAAGCAAAGAAATAAAAGGCCATTGGCTCGTGATATTagttttatttttcatattattgTTAATGCCTCCATATTATGAAATGACGGAAAAGCATTACAAAATATCAAATATTTTATTCATTAAAATAATaagtataatataatatattatgAAACGTAACAAGCTTCCAAGCAAGTAAAACAACACTGTTTAGAGTGATATAAAGGAAGTGCATTTATCTGGATAATTGCATAAATTTGATTCCATCAATTTTTAATAACATCTTAACAAATGACAAAttgcatatatatataacacaaaaaaaaagagagataaaatATTGGACAACAAAAAtctttctttttttcgtttttgccATCTGACTATAGAATCTATAGATCATTAagtaaaacaaagaagaaaaaaggtaAATTAAAAAACTTTAGCTCTTTTTCTCAACCTCACCACCTTGTACTAAATAAGCCTTTTTCCTTCTATCAGCAGTAGTTGCCAGGCAAATGACAAGGAAGAATGCAGCATAAATGGCATGAACCCTCCAGCTAGTCTTCGGTGGTTGATGGAGCACAGCCCTATGAAACACCGTCATGTAATAATGAAGCCCAATAGCAAAGCCCACAATTGTTTGGGCCAGACCAATGAGCTTGGTGGTGGGCCCAGTCTCAGTGGAAAACACTAAGATCAGATACATTAGCAGCATCAATAGGTACAACACATAagcaagagtttgcaatacttgtaaGCAAATGTAAGTGGACTGAGCAGTAGCGTAGAAAAACTTCAAAGGTTCTAAGCCAGTGACCAAAGAAGAAAGACAGAGAATGGAGAAGTAAATGGAGAGGTAAACTTGGATGAAGATTAAGAGCTTTTGGAGAGAGAAATAGGCTTTGATTTTATTGAAAATGAGAGAAACAACAAGTAAAGGGATCAAGATGAATGCAAATGAGATAATAGAGGCAATTGTTGATGCATATTTGTTTCCGATATAGGGCTTGAAGTTCTTTGTTATTTCTTTGTTTGCTTTGTTGAGGTAAACTTTAGAGGTCTTTGAAATTCTTTCCAAATCTGGCAAAAGGGTTTCTTGGAATTTGGAGGGTAAATCTCTGAATCCAGAAATTAAATCATCTTCATCATCTTCAACCCAGCTGTACTGTGAATTTTTTTGGGCTGTCTGTTGTGTCTTGGATTTTTTGTCTGTGGGCTGGTTTTTACTAATTGGGGTTTTAGGTTTGGATTTGGGCTCACTGATGTCTTTTCCCAATTGGGTTTTAGTTGCTTTGGTCATTTTGTTAGTGGACTGGTTTTTAGTTGGAGTTTTGGATTTGGACTTAGACTCACTGGTGTCTTTTTCTAATTGGGGTTTAGTGGCTTTGATTGTTTTGTTCTTGGGAGTAGAGCTTGAGCTGATTTTGGTTAGATCTGAGGATTTCTTGGTGGTGGAGGAACTGATTTTGGTTGAATTTGAGGGCTTGGAGGAAGTGAGATTGACCTTCTGGAGCTGGGATTTGAAGGTAAGTTTCTGTGATTTGGTAATGGGGTTGACAAGCTTGCTTTTATTCTTGGTTTGAGAATCAGAAAAGGAAAGCTTGGTTTGGTTCTTGGTTGAACCAAAgctagaaaaagaagaagtcttgatTTGTTTGGTTTGATTCTTGGAAGAAGTATTGGAGAATTTAATAAGTTTGGTTTGGTTCTTGGAAGGTGAAAGTGAAGTTGGATTTGTTTTCTTAATTGGCTTTGACTCATTTTCTAGCTCCAACATTCTTCTGCTTCTAACATTATTCTGGGGTTGGACCTCACTATATGCAGAAAAGAATGAAAGAGTGAATAACACAAAAACAAGATAGAGTACCAAAAGTACCTTAGTAAAGCTGCAGGAATGTGCAAGTGGAGCCATATGTACTGAAATCAATGACTCTTGTTTCTGAAGATCTAACGAggctttttttccaaaatttaaaGCCTCAGTTAGATCTGAATTTTAGACAAGATGGTAAAAAAAGTGTGTGGGCATTGGGAGAGGGGAGAGGAGAATAATTAAAGGGGTGATAGAAATATGTAAGGTCTTTGAGTGTGTGTTTgtgtgaaaaggaaaagggatagCAAAGTAGGAGACTTTAATGCCAAAGGCCTAAGTGGTGTAGAGGCGATGAGATATGTCACATGGAGCAACCAGACAATCATAGCAGACGCGATTTACTTTTCTACTTTGCTCCGTTCCAATTTAGGTGAACCTTTTTTACTGGGCacgtaatttaaaaaaaataatgactTTTTGAATTTGTGGTCCTTAACAAATCAAAaggtccagagtatttgtgtagttataaaagcttctcattaagggtagaattgaaagtttaaggtaaattattttcaaatttagaaaaggatcattctttttagaacggaccaaaaagaaaatagattcgTTGAACTGGAACGAAGCAATATTAGTTTTCCTCACACTGTTTCCTAAATATAGGCAGCAAAAGTGTAATGGAAACTCTTCTTGTTACAAAGCTATGACTTGATAAGGATTTATTAGTAGAGTAGAGCTAACCTCAAATGTTTATTCTTTTAGTTATAACGTTTGATAAAGTGaagcttttatttaattttctatATTCGACATATCTGTAAATCAGGTAAAAATACACaggtaaagaaaaaagaaatcaaGCATTTCATCGAAGGACGGCGGCTTGACAGTTCGTCCAGAAATTGAAGTAAAATAAAGAAAGTAAAATTAAGTAGCAAGaatatacataatatatatagaagaaaaagagaaggagaaaaaacAATAGAGAATTTTCATCCGTCTAAACTTTAGGGAGCAAAATTATTTGATATCAGATTGACAAACAATTATCAAGTGCTCGTTGAAATAATAGAAGTGTACGCAAATTGATCAAAAGGACATACTTTTCCATCAGGATAACGGTGACAGATTCTAGCATTCAAAATTTATTAACCAAAGTTTGTTTACGCAAAAGGTATAAGTTTTAGCATTCACAAAATAAAATTTCGGGTTTACACCTAATAATTTGCTGAACATAAATACTTCTGGACATGCCAAATGTCTCAAAAGCACACCATTTATACTGAGGGTTAATTATGATCAGTTTTAAAGTGGGTGCTCGATGCAATAGTTGAGATACGCGTAAGCTGACCGCCACTGTTATAAAAGAAGCTAGTTTTTCTAGCAAAGTTCTAAGTCATATATTTATGTCTTTTGGTAACAGATTTAAAAAAATCTATTAAACCATGTAATAAGATGAATAAGAGTGTCACAACATAAGAAGGTTTCCActagttcttttcttttttaaggTAACATCATATTATCTGAATTCAAAGAATCAGATAGAATACTTTACCTAAacgaagtaaaaaaaaaaactaactcaCGCAAACCAATTAACCACTGATTCTGGTAGGGGGGAAAAGggggaagaaaaggaaaaagaagaagagattaTGGTCAATGAAAGATAGAACTAACTTGAATTTAGGTACTTATATTTCAACGTAAGACCAACCAAAATTAGACTATTGCACAAAGCCACAAACTATAGGAAAAGTGATTGCTTGACCTAAATATAATGATAAAGTTCGTCTTTTAACTCATCCGTTTAGCGGTTCAAACGCTTTTTATTCCGAGTTTAATCATTAAATATTTGGAATTAAGTACTCGACTAATTTGGATTTTCACTATGTAAGATCCATTTAAAGGAGAAACTTCCTATAAGAATTTTTTTCATTCCCAAAATTTAAACTCGAAACTTCTAGTTAAAAGTTGAAGGGGGTCTCATCGATCAAACATCTCTTAAAGTGTAGTTCAAACACTTGATTTCGTTCTTTCTATATTTTTCCGAACTTTGAAAGAAAACCATAATTCTTGAAAGAACACAAATTAGGGGACGTTTGGTTTGAAGACAAGTTATACTGGGATTAGTTATGCTAAGATTAGTTATACTAGGATTATTTATGCTGGGAATAATTATACTGGTATTATTTCTTAGGGGCCTTTTAGTTGGAAAGATGTTATCCCGTGATTAATTATTTCGGGATTAGTTATTCCAGGATTAGTTATTTTACCTTTCCATGGGGATAAAAAAATACTACAATCCCGAGATTAATTTTACCGAAATTTTCTCCCAACCAACATGGGATAAATTCTTTTTAAATTTAGTACGGGGATTAATTATTTCTTGTCTCTCGTACTAAATGAGCCCTTATTAACTGTTTGGCATGTTGTATTAACTTTGAGATTGTcaattttactattttatcctcGGATAACTTATCATGGGATTACTATTAcataggaaaaaaaaaagagaaggagaaaaaacctcaaaagaaggaaaaaaacaaTTGAGGATTTTCATCCGTTTAAACTTTCAGGAGCGAACATATTTGGTATCAGCATTGACTAACAATTATCAAGTGCTAGTTGTAACAATAGAAGTGTACGCAAATTGATCAAACGGCATcgttaaagaaaaaaaatgaaaacgtTTCTCGTTGTTGGTGTTGGGAAAAAGTGGcaagtgttatgaatagtttgtacattggatactactttggatactacattggatgctatattggatgcccatgttgtgaataacttaaagattaaatttcctactttatgtccattatctttactttttatgtctataaaaggccatgtaattgcaatggaaaaatacaccaaagtgaaagaagaaaacatttctcccttctttctatctcttcttatttacattttactgcattacttttattttattacacgttatcagtacgaagctctaattttattcttaactcccactaagttgagccatattttattaaggtatgtatcattataatcatcttatttatggcagtacatatcatatgctcactgtttgcagattacttgtgtgcttgggcatcttaaatagtttaagtacattacagtgattaaataactatttcctttcgtgctcaactcttagaggacctcaaagtcatcaaactagctatgcactaatgtcatggaCTCACTGGATCAAAatatatctttaaggcattttgaagaactgtgagaaatgaattgacaagcaataatttttttaattactttatatttattggaacatataaataatgttagtcacgttcaattctattaacacatatatatcaataatataaagtgaaatgaaacaagtatgtaatttctactttatggcaagaataaaatgaaatagtagattgttaacatgatatagctctattttcatttcttttaccttaatcgttttgttttcattaattgtttattattataattatttctctaacttattcatcttttatgatagttttcactatgtcaaatttatcaaaacttgaatttgtggcacttgacatcaccggaaggaactatttatcatgggttcttgatgctgaaattcaccttgacgctaaaggtcttggaaatactattatacaaggaaaggaagcatcaaatcaggattaagcgaaggccatgattttccttcgccatcatttacatgaagggttaaaaactgaatatttaacagtaaaagatccacttgaattatggattaatttgaaggatcgatatgaccacctaaaacttacggtattaccaaaagctcggtatgagtggatacatttaaggttgcaagactttaaaaccgtaagtgagtataattctgctatctttaaagtaagttctctattaaaattatgtggagacactatcacagatgaggacttattggaaaaaatattttctacttttcacgcttcaaatgtggtgctacaacaacaataccgtgaaaaaggttttaagaaatattctgagttaatcacatgcctacttgtggctgagcagaataatactctattaatgaaaaatcatgaagctcgtCCCACTGGGTCaactccatttccggaagtgaatgttgtagcaacgtatgataagtttgaaagaaaacaaaataattaccgtggtcgtggacatggttgtaaacgtggacgtggcagggggcgaaacaattatcgtcattatggtggaaataaattggagaacaataagggttctcaaattaatcattcaaaaggtaaagctagtatgtgtcaccgatgtggtatgagaggtcattgggcacgcatttgtcgtacgccagaacattttgtcaaactttatcaagcctccctcaagaaaaaagaaaataatgtggaggcacacttgacctttcaaaataatgatgatgaagcaagtccctcaaataaatatgattctaaggcacatcttgcatataaagatgatgattttgaaggccttacaaatattactcatttagaagttggagacttctttgaggatattgactgaagaactaatcatcttactagggaatgaagctataaaagttgttatttttatgtttgcaactagtttatttttcttgagtgtattttcctaatgcatcatgtgttgctagtttctacattcctaatgtatttcttaatatttttttcgcttgtctttcatatttcttatgatgtattatttgtttttttatgaagaatatgaaaattccccagtcttcagttggactcaagattaataaagat
Proteins encoded:
- the LOC104215732 gene encoding uncharacterized protein, with the protein product MAPLAHSCSFTKVLLVLYLVFVLFTLSFFSAYSEVQPQNNVRSRRMLELENESKPIKKTNPTSLSPSKNQTKLIKFSNTSSKNQTKQIKTSSFSSFGSTKNQTKLSFSDSQTKNKSKLVNPITKSQKLTFKSQLQKVNLTSSKPSNSTKISSSTTKKSSDLTKISSSSTPKNKTIKATKPQLEKDTSESKSKSKTPTKNQSTNKMTKATKTQLGKDISEPKSKPKTPISKNQPTDKKSKTQQTAQKNSQYSWVEDDEDDLISGFRDLPSKFQETLLPDLERISKTSKVYLNKANKEITKNFKPYIGNKYASTIASIISFAFILIPLLVVSLIFNKIKAYFSLQKLLIFIQVYLSIYFSILCLSSLVTGLEPLKFFYATAQSTYICLQVLQTLAYVLYLLMLLMYLILVFSTETGPTTKLIGLAQTIVGFAIGLHYYMTVFHRAVLHQPPKTSWRVHAIYAAFFLVICLATTADRRKKAYLVQGGEVEKKS